A stretch of DNA from bacterium:
GATCGCGTGGGCGAAGTCGCGCCAGGCTACTTCCTTGATGAACTTCTCCAGACTCGCTGCGGGACTCCCGGGTTGCCACATCCGTGCTGCTGACTGCGCGATGACCTCCCGCGAGGAGAGGCAGCCGCTCTGGAGGGCCGCGCCGAGACGTGATGTCACATCGCGGCCGAGGAAGTCGCGACCGTCAGCGTAGTCCGCCACCGGACCCTCCAGGAACGCGGTCAGCTGCCGCCGCGCCGCGCCTTCGCCGCCGGTGAGATTGGTCGCGGCATCACCGGGGTTCCGTCCGAGGGAGTGCAGGGTCGGGAGCGGATCGGCGGGAACCGAGGCGATCCAGTCGGCGGATCCGGCAGGCAATCGTGGAGGCGGCAGGATGGCGGGGGGATCCGCCTGCCAGCGACCCCAGAGGTTCCGCCAGAAGGGGGTGTAGACCCGGTAGGGTTCCCCGGACTGTTGCGCGAGTGACGCCAGTGGCAGAGTCGTGGTGGACTCGATGGCGTGGACGGCGACACCGTGGCGCGTACACCAGTCGCGGATGGCGCTGTCCTGACGCACAAAGCCCGGTTCCACCTGGGGCGTCAGATAGAGCGCATCGGCCTGGACTTCCCTCAAGAATGTGCAGACCGCGTCCTGGTACTGCGCCAGCGGGTCTGACATCAGCATGTCATCGGTGGGGATCAGGCGAAAGCAGAGGCCCCCATCGAGACGTTCCAGATTGCGCTGCAGCGCCGCGATGGACTCCAGGAGAAAGCCCGCCCTCAGTGGCGCGGTCAGCGGGTGTCGCATCCGGTGCTCGTGCATCAGAAAGACCGGCAACACCAGGTCACAGTCGCGGGAGGCAGCGGTGAGGGCGGGGTGGTCAGCGGTCCGCAAGTCGAGGCGGTACCAGACGACACCGCGTCGGTAACGGGAGATCATCGCCTGAGGATAGCCGCCCGGCGGGTCAGGTGGGGCAGGCTGATGTGTGAAGGCAGCGCAGCCGCGAGGCGGCCTCAATAGCCGACGATCCGGACCCCGCAGAACACACAGTAGCGACGTCGCGAGGGCTGCTCTTCCCCGCACGAGGGGCAACGGGGGAGGGGCGTCCCTGCAGTGGGCGAACTCCCGTCCACCTTCTGGCCACAGCCGACACAGAAGCAGGCCCCCTTCAGGAGCGGAGTCTGGCAGGCAGGGCAGTCGAGGCCGGAGCACTGACGAAAGACCGTTTCGCAGGCGGCACACAGTTCATCGGATTCCCGGACGCCTTCGCCACAGACTGGGCAGGGGAGCAGGGTCCCGGTGCTGCAGGCAGGACACCAGGCGGCCCCCTCGGGGATCAGCGCGCCGCATTCCTGGCAGGTCGGGGAACTCACCAGCGGGAGGATACAGGGTTGAGACGCAAGCCCAGGCAGGTGCTGGACTCGACTTACAGGTCGAGGAGTCCTGCAGGGAGCTTGCGCCAGACACCAGGCTGGTCGGTCTTGTACTGCCAGACCAGCGAGTTTTGCGAATCCAGCAGGGACTCATGGACGATCATTGCAAACCGCTGGTTCCGAAACTTCTTTCCGGCCGAAGGTTCCCCTCTGGTCAATTGTGCCTGCCGCTTGGGCGCTTCGCCCTTCTCCGATGATGGAGGGGTGGCGTACTCGATGATGTAGTTTTCTGAGGTGGCGAACATGACCCACCGGGTATTGTTCACCTCATAGTGAAAGCGCCATTGGCCGGCCTGCGAATGCCAGACTTCCACCGGTCCGACTTCCTGCTCAATGATCTCCAGTGTCTGGGGGGGAATCCGGAGCCCGAGTTGTTTTTCCAGCCACTGCCCGCCAGGGACTTCGGACGCGGGGGCGAAAAGCAGTCCCCGGGCGATCCCGTGCAGCAGCTGGAGACCCAGTGGGTCGTGGATACTGAAGCGCAAAATGTGTGGCAGCTCCAGTTCATCCTTGGGGCGGGGACCCACATTGTGAAACCAGGTACCCTTCGTTTTGCCTTCAAACGGGGCCTCGACATACCAGAGTCCATTGGTGGACTTGTAGCAGCGCCAGCCGTGGGGTGGCATGACGTCCAGGCGGATGGGCATCAACTCCCCCTGGGCATCGAAGGGTACCAGCGGTAGCGGACTTTCCAGCTCGGGCTGACCGCCCCCGAGCCAGGCATGAATCACGTCATCCTGGTTACGGGTCGCCGTGCCGATGGCTATCGCAAACGCCTGCAACGAGTTGAAGAGACGTTGCTCCTCAGACTGATTGAGCCGCTGGGCTATGAACGCCTCCTGCTCTCGTGCTGCTTGCTGGCTTGCGGAGGCGCAACCGCAGCCCAAGATGACACTCAGCATCAGCAGGAGCACCCAACCGGAGCCCACGTGGACTGGCAAGTTGCCTGAGCCATACGGCTGCTTCTGCCTATTCACAGCAGCTGCACAGGAAGAGTCTGTGAGCATCTTTATCCTCCTCGGTGGGTTCAGGCCAGCAATGCAGGTGTTCCTGGCGGGGGCAGCAGGCGTCACAAATCTGATCGTCACCAGTCCAGATGGGCGGACTGGCCTCCTCTCTCCACGTAAAGCGTGCATCAACCCCTAGTTCCCCACACGGGATGGGTGGGAAGTTCCCAGGGTGCCCAGGATGCTCGTTCTCTATCTCCTCGTAAAGGCGCTTAAAGTCTTCACAGGTTTCCTGATTCACGCAGGCATACATAGCAGAGTAACCACCGTATTCCGCAGCGCCCCCAGAGATAGCGATGGGTTCTGAGCAGCTCGGAATCGGAAAGGTGTCACAACAGCAGATGAACTCCGAGAGTTCAAAGTCGAGCGTGGTGTAAAGCGAGATCGCGATCGGGACGCAGCACCCATCTGGCACGTTTTGCGCCTGGGAAGTCTTCGCGGGGGCTAGCTGTGTCGCGGCCAGCAGTAGCAGCAGCACTGAAAAGTGAAGGGACTTGTGTTTCATCGGTTTTCATTCCTTTCTGGTGCAGACTCCAGACGTGGGACCTCGACATAATCCCACTGATGGGCGGAGAGATCTTCCCAGAGGACCATCTCCTGCAATTGCTGGGCGATGTGGGCCGACAGGCCTGACTTTCCATAAGGAATGGCAGGACGGTAGTTCAGCAACTTCTTTTTGGGATGAATCTGGAGGTCGTGCCACAAGTCAGGTATACCTGGACCTGTGAGATGGAGTGCCACTGCGGTGTTATCTGGACGTTTGTACGCCATGATCGAGGGATAGAGAGCCAGCAGGGCTTCCCAGGGCTCCTGCTGCATTTTGAGATGGAGCGCGTCGAATGCCTGCGACGGCGATTCAGGCATTTGTTTGTAGTACCAATGGTAATGAGTGATGATGCTTGCCAGACTTCCGGCCCTTCGTGCGCAGAGGTCCTCAGCATCTGGTTCGTGCTCGAAGCCCGGCTTATACTCGCCGGCCAGCGGACGCATAGGCTCATAGCCCTCCCAGCCGCCGTGAAGGGCCACCCCGAAGTGATCCTCAACCGGGTAGACCGCGATGCTCAACAGGGGCACATCCCCATGTGTCTGAACTACCGGCCAGGGCTCTCCACTTTCAAGACAGGGCCAGTAAAGAACCTCAGACGCCAATTCGTTCCAGTTGTTTGGTGCAGTCAACCGGGCCGCTGATGGCACCGCAATTGGGCCAAAGTAGTAGTTCACCAGGGCCGAATTGACTTCCGCAAAAGTCAGACGTGCCTGGACTTTGGTGATCCCGAGTGGACCATAAGATCTGGCGACCTTCCAGAAGTCGAAGTAATCGACAGGTTTTTCCTGACGTTTGGTCGCAGTAGAATTCGCAGGCACTTGAGCCAAATCAGTTAGTTTTCCACTATCGCTGACCTGTACCGATTTTTCGGCTGAGTTGACCCCGCTGCACCCCATCAGGTACTGGCAGGCCAAGGCAGTCATGAGAGCGACCGTGAGCACGTTCTGACGGGTATTTGTGCGCTGAGTCATAGGTTTCAGCTCGCTTTCTTGTAAGGGCAAGGTGGCAAGTCTGTTTCACACCGCATTCGCGCTTCATGCGGGCAGAAGGGCTCATTGGGACTTTGTGGAATCGGACAGTCCACAAAAATCTGACCTGGGCATGGAGGTTGGCCTTTTTCTGCCGGCTCTATTAATGCAACAACGTTCCCATAACAGAGTTCCAGACACCAGCCTTGTCCATCCCTGATGCAGTCAGTGAAGCCTGGTGCAGCTTCAGCGCAATCACCGCAGCGGCACGCTGATCCAAAGGACTCGTTACATTTCTTGGAGCTTTGGGAAGAGATACCAATCCAGTAGGTCAGCCCGTTGGCGGCACAGTCGCAGGAGTATACTTCTTGGTCATTGCACGGTTCATCGTCTTCAGTACAAGTCAGGCAGCAATGGCCATAGGCATGAGCCTGACTGACATAACCTGCTTCCGGAGTCGTCCACAAGCTGCCGCACAGGAGCGCCAGGACGATCACCATGAGACGTCTGATCTGCATCGTCATCCCCCAAGAATGCTGGGGACTGCATACTAATGCACAAGGTTACTCTCTCTCTCTCTCTCTCTGTCAAGGCGATGCCGGAAAATTATTGGCGATGAGCCGACACGCGGTTACTCCAGCGAGACGGCGGGGGTGAAGAGGTCGCCGGTCACGGCCAGCCAGGCATTGGCGGGCTGGAAGTACGTCGTCGCGACCCGGTTCGCCTCCTCCACCGTGACCCCGGCCATCCGCTGGAGGAGCTGCCAGTCGAAGTCCCAGGGGAGATCCCGGGCGACATTGAGCGCCATCGCCTGTGATTGCGCCTGCATCCCAGCCAGCGACATCAGGGTTTGCCCCCTGCTGTAGGTGACAGCGGTTGCGAGCTCTTCGGCTGTGATGCCCTCGGTGGCGATGAGCCGAAACTCCCGCTGCAGGCCGGTGATGGCCTGCTCCCACATTTCAGGCCGTGTCCCAATCCGGGCCGACAGGATGCCGCCATCACGATACGCCTCCACCCGGGAATAGGTGCCATAGGCCAGCCCTTCCTTGCCCCGCAGCCGGTCAAACAGCCGGGAGAGCCAGCTGCCTCCCAGCACCATGTTGACCGCCTGGATCGCCGGGAGGTCCGGGTCATGCAGGGCGACGCCGGGGAGTCCCAGCACACTCATCGTTTGGGCCTTGGCGGTCTGCTGGACAATCCGCTGCAGGCCCGTGGCGCTCCGGGGGATAGCGGGAGAGAGCACGGTGCCGGTCTGACGTTTCCGCACCGGTAACCCTCCAAAAATGGTTTCCAGCTCAGGCTGCACAGTGGCGGGATCGATGTCACCTGTCAGGGTCAGGACTAACGTAGAGGGATCAAAGATGTGCACCGCGTGATCCAGCAGATGCTCCCGGGTCAGAGCACTGACCGCCGCAGGGCGTCCCAACGGCGGACGGCCGTACGCCACGTCCTGGCCCCACATCGCCAGCGTCAGCTGATCATGTGTGGTGTTGTACGACTCATCGGCCCGGGCGGTGATCTCCGCGAGAAGGATGTCGCGGGCGACTGCCACTTCCTCTTCGGGGAAGGTGGCCTGACTGATGAGATCGGCGATCAACGGCAATGCTGTGGCGAGGTCATCGGCGGCATAGAGTCCGCTCAGCGAGGTGGTGTCGTAGCTGACACTCACTTCGAAGCGTCCGCCGAGGTGGTCGATGAGTCCCAGGATGTCATCGGCAGAACGGGTGGTCGTCCCCTTGGTCAGGGTCCGCTCCAGCAGCGCGCCGAGTCCGTTGGTCTCCCAGGACTCCAGATCGAGTCCCTGCGGCGCGGCGAGAGTGAGCCCCACCGTCCCGGTCCCAAGGACCGGCTTCACCAGCACCCGCATCCCGTTCCGGAGCGTC
This window harbors:
- the phrA gene encoding Deoxyribodipyrimidine photo-lyase, translating into MISRYRRGVVWYRLDLRTADHPALTAASRDCDLVLPVFLMHEHRMRHPLTAPLRAGFLLESIAALQRNLERLDGGLCFRLIPTDDMLMSDPLAQYQDAVCTFLREVQADALYLTPQVEPGFVRQDSAIRDWCTRHGVAVHAIESTTTLPLASLAQQSGEPYRVYTPFWRNLWGRWQADPPAILPPPRLPAGSADWIASVPADPLPTLHSLGRNPGDAATNLTGGEGAARRQLTAFLEGPVADYADGRDFLGRDVTSRLGAALQSGCLSSREVIAQSAARMWQPGSPAASLEKFIKEVAWRDFAHAILWHFPETVRDAFQERYRTLTWRDDPIAFTAWSEGQTGYPVIDAAMRELGATGTMHNRARMLTASFLTKDLGLHWRLGADWFLAHLIDGSLANNTLGWQWTAGIGTDAAPYFRIFNPVTQAQKFDPHGVYLRRWLPELAHLPDAVIHDPLRHPAGLSYPAPIIDRAAQRQLILARYQQSR